From the Pseudobacteroides sp. genome, one window contains:
- a CDS encoding KH domain-containing protein: MKELLEFIAKSLVDEPDMVSVNEVEGEQSIILELKVAKDDMGKVIGKQGRIAKAIRTVVKSAAVKENKRVEVDIIQ; the protein is encoded by the coding sequence ATGAAAGAACTACTTGAATTCATAGCAAAATCTCTTGTTGATGAGCCTGATATGGTTTCAGTAAATGAAGTTGAGGGCGAACAGTCCATTATTCTTGAGCTCAAGGTAGCAAAGGATGATATGGGAAAAGTAATTGGAAAACAAGGAAGAATTGCTAAGGCAATAAGAACTGTTGTAAAATCTGCAGCAGTGAAGGAAAACAAAAGAGTTGAAGTTGATATAATCCAATAA
- the rimM gene encoding ribosome maturation factor RimM (Essential for efficient processing of 16S rRNA): protein MNEYLQVGKIVNTHGIRGEVKVIPLTDDPRRYDDLKEVFVGTDNKKDIFNIENVKYFKNTVIIKFKESVDMNYAEKLKEMFIYVDRKNAVKLPEGRYFICDLIDLEVFELDGNRLGVLKDVIQTGSNDVYVVKTAENKEILIPALKSVIKEVSIEDRFMKVELPDGLLDIYR, encoded by the coding sequence ATGAATGAATATCTGCAGGTTGGAAAAATAGTGAATACCCATGGGATAAGGGGCGAGGTTAAGGTTATCCCCCTGACAGACGATCCTAGAAGGTATGACGATTTAAAAGAGGTATTTGTCGGCACCGATAATAAAAAAGATATATTTAACATTGAAAATGTAAAGTATTTTAAAAATACTGTTATTATAAAATTTAAAGAGTCTGTTGATATGAACTATGCTGAAAAGCTAAAAGAGATGTTTATATATGTTGACAGAAAAAATGCAGTGAAGCTTCCTGAAGGTAGATACTTTATCTGTGATCTTATTGATTTGGAGGTTTTTGAGCTTGATGGCAACAGGCTTGGAGTACTGAAGGATGTGATTCAGACCGGAAGCAATGATGTTTATGTAGTAAAAACTGCTGAAAATAAAGAGATTCTTATTCCGGCCCTAAAAAGCGTTATCAAGGAAGTATCCATTGAGGATAGATTTATGAAAGTGGAACTTCCTGACGGACTCCTTGATATATATAGATAA
- the trmD gene encoding tRNA (guanosine(37)-N1)-methyltransferase TrmD, with product MRFDVLTLFPESFNLVMSDSIIGNAREKGIIEINTINIRDFSTNKHKKVDDYPYGGGSGMVMTVQPIYDAFMSIADSVGYKPWTIYMSPQGRVFNQQIAKEINGHGHVVLLCGHYEGIDERIIEEIVDEEISIGDYVLTGGELPAMVVIDCVSRLVPGVLSSEDSFTEESHYNGLLEYPQYTRPYEFMGRKVPDILLSGHHANIEKWRKEQSIERTLKKRPDLMSKGNI from the coding sequence ATGCGATTTGATGTTTTGACCCTCTTTCCCGAATCTTTTAATTTGGTTATGTCTGACAGCATAATAGGGAATGCAAGGGAAAAGGGAATCATTGAGATTAACACCATAAATATACGGGATTTTTCCACCAACAAGCATAAAAAGGTTGACGACTATCCATACGGAGGAGGAAGTGGTATGGTAATGACTGTTCAGCCTATTTATGATGCTTTTATGTCCATTGCAGACAGTGTGGGATATAAGCCCTGGACTATATACATGTCGCCTCAGGGAAGGGTGTTTAACCAGCAAATAGCCAAGGAGATTAATGGGCATGGGCATGTGGTGCTATTATGCGGCCACTATGAGGGAATTGATGAAAGGATTATTGAGGAAATAGTTGATGAAGAGATTTCAATAGGCGACTATGTTCTTACAGGAGGAGAACTGCCTGCTATGGTGGTTATTGACTGTGTCAGCCGCCTGGTACCGGGAGTTCTTTCTAGTGAGGATTCATTTACAGAAGAGTCCCATTACAACGGACTGCTTGAATATCCCCAATACACAAGACCTTATGAGTTTATGGGAAGAAAGGTTCCAGATATACTTCTGTCCGGACACCATGCAAATATTGAAAAATGGAGAAAAGAGCAGTCAATTGAAAGGACTCTTAAGAAGAGGCCTGATTTAATGAGTAAGGGAAATATCTGA
- the rplS gene encoding 50S ribosomal protein L19, whose protein sequence is MDIIKAIEKEQLKTDLPQLNVGDTVRVHVKVKEGNKERLQAFEGTIIGKKGEGLKETFTVRRISYGVGVERIFPVHSPKLDHIDIVRRGKVRRAKLYYLRARLGKAAKVKERIG, encoded by the coding sequence ATGGATATAATTAAGGCGATTGAAAAAGAACAATTAAAGACTGACCTTCCACAATTAAATGTTGGAGATACAGTAAGAGTACATGTAAAGGTTAAAGAAGGAAATAAAGAAAGACTTCAGGCTTTTGAAGGTACTATAATCGGTAAAAAAGGCGAAGGATTAAAGGAGACTTTCACTGTAAGAAGAATATCTTATGGTGTAGGTGTTGAAAGAATCTTCCCTGTTCATTCACCTAAGCTCGACCATATCGACATAGTTAGAAGAGGTAAAGTAAGAAGAGCAAAACTTTACTACCTGCGTGCAAGATTAGGAAAAGCTGCAAAGGTTAAGGAAAGAATCGGTTAA
- the lepB gene encoding signal peptidase I, whose translation MENNQDYNEEKSKIDESGENMPAVKNVIQWIGIIILALFISLLVRGYVFEFVTVDGPSMQNTMFSGQRLIVYKLGYSISFPERGDIVVFKHKEGTGSVIPFADKIPVVRDIIPKQGEEDYIKRVIAVPGDRVDIRDGAIYINQNRLSEPYAIGRTYVYQGLEFPIDSIPEGKLFVVGDNREMSSDSRMIGLIDIDQVKGKAVYRIYPMDKMGILK comes from the coding sequence ATGGAAAATAATCAAGATTATAATGAAGAAAAAAGTAAAATAGATGAATCAGGGGAAAATATGCCTGCTGTAAAAAATGTGATTCAGTGGATAGGCATAATTATACTTGCTTTGTTCATATCTCTGCTAGTCAGGGGCTATGTTTTTGAGTTTGTGACGGTTGACGGACCTTCAATGCAAAATACCATGTTTTCCGGACAACGTCTTATTGTTTATAAGCTGGGCTATTCAATATCTTTTCCTGAAAGGGGCGACATAGTTGTATTTAAACACAAAGAAGGAACAGGTTCTGTTATTCCTTTTGCGGATAAGATACCAGTTGTAAGGGATATTATACCTAAACAGGGTGAGGAGGATTACATAAAAAGGGTAATAGCAGTTCCGGGTGATAGGGTTGACATAAGGGACGGTGCTATATATATCAATCAAAATAGACTGTCTGAACCCTATGCAATTGGAAGGACTTACGTATATCAAGGGCTTGAGTTTCCAATAGACAGTATACCTGAGGGTAAGCTGTTTGTGGTTGGAGACAACAGGGAAATGAGTTCAGATTCAAGAATGATAGGGCTTATTGATATTGATCAAGTAAAAGGCAAAGCTGTATATAGGATATATCCTATGGACAAAATGGGAATATTAAAATAG
- the ylqF gene encoding ribosome biogenesis GTPase YlqF, whose amino-acid sequence MNIQWFPGHMAKTRRLLAENLKMIDVVIELLDARIPRSSKNPEIDEIIKGKPRIMAFNKSDLADEKVSRDWLKHLKSMGYTCIFIDSIKGTGINELKAMVNDAVKDKMDRQKQKGYVFRSVRTMVVGVPNVGKSSFINKIAGKASAVTGDRPGVTRGKQWIRINEKIELLDTPGILWPKFDDMEVGSNLAFTGAIKDDIYDIAEVAAALMEKLKETYPDKLAARYKLEQLDDRSGLDLLTLAGRKRGCLISGGEIDLYRIAAIVLDEFRGGKIGRISLEKADDVRSEKEVCKDEGNTKEGSLDEGNIKEECIEEGDENGSQDED is encoded by the coding sequence ATGAATATACAATGGTTTCCGGGGCATATGGCAAAAACAAGAAGGCTCCTGGCAGAAAACTTAAAAATGATAGATGTAGTAATTGAGCTTCTAGATGCAAGAATACCTAGAAGCAGCAAAAATCCCGAGATAGATGAAATAATAAAAGGTAAACCCCGTATAATGGCCTTTAACAAGTCGGACCTTGCGGATGAAAAAGTATCTAGGGACTGGCTGAAACATTTGAAATCGATGGGCTATACCTGTATATTTATTGACTCAATAAAGGGCACTGGAATAAATGAGCTGAAAGCCATGGTAAACGATGCTGTTAAGGACAAAATGGACAGGCAAAAGCAAAAGGGCTATGTGTTCAGGTCGGTTAGGACCATGGTTGTAGGTGTGCCCAATGTAGGAAAGTCATCCTTTATAAATAAAATCGCAGGCAAGGCCAGTGCTGTTACCGGAGACAGACCCGGTGTCACTCGCGGAAAGCAGTGGATCAGAATAAATGAGAAAATTGAGCTTTTGGATACCCCGGGTATTCTCTGGCCAAAGTTTGACGACATGGAGGTTGGCTCAAACCTGGCATTTACCGGGGCTATAAAAGATGATATTTACGATATAGCAGAGGTAGCAGCTGCACTTATGGAAAAGCTTAAAGAAACATACCCTGATAAGCTTGCTGCAAGATACAAGCTGGAGCAATTGGATGACCGATCAGGTCTTGATCTGCTTACTCTGGCAGGCAGAAAAAGAGGATGCCTTATTTCAGGTGGAGAAATTGATCTGTACAGGATTGCTGCCATTGTTTTAGATGAGTTCAGAGGCGGAAAAATAGGCAGAATATCATTGGAAAAAGCTGATGATGTTCGGTCTGAAAAGGAAGTCTGCAAGGATGAAGGTAATACGAAAGAAGGCAGCCTGGATGAAGGTAATATAAAAGAAGAATGTATAGAAGAAGGTGATGAAAATGGCAGCCAGGATGAAGATTAA